One genomic window of Acomys russatus chromosome 29, mAcoRus1.1, whole genome shotgun sequence includes the following:
- the Camk2n1 gene encoding calcium/calmodulin-dependent protein kinase II inhibitor 1, protein MSEVLPYGDEKLSPYGDGGDVGQIFSCRLQDTNNFFGAGQNKRPPKLGQIGRSKRVVIEDDRIDDVLKNMTDKAPPGV, encoded by the exons ATGTCGGAGGTGCTGCCGTACGGCGACGAGAAGCTGAGCCCCTACGGCGACGGCGGCGACGTGGGCCAGATCTTCTCGTGCCGCCTGCAGGACACCAACAACTTCTTCGGCGCCGGGCAAAACAAGCGGCCGCCCAAGCTGGGCCAGATCGGCCGGAGCAAGCGGG ttgttATTGAAGACGATAGGATTGATGACGTGCTGAAAAATATGACCGACAAGGCACCTCCTGGTGTCTAA